From Dendropsophus ebraccatus isolate aDenEbr1 chromosome 10, aDenEbr1.pat, whole genome shotgun sequence:
AAGTCTGTAGAGGCTTGTGTGCGGTGGGAATGTGAGGTGTGCATAGTGTTGTATTTGAGGTGTTGGTGAAATGGAGTAAAAGTAATCGTCCCCTTCAGTTATACGACTGGTACAAAGTAGCATCTAGGAATTTATGTAATCCAGGTTGGGGGTCTTGGTTCATGGATCAAAATCCCAACAATAACTAGAGTCCATATTTCTTGATGATTGACATGTGTTGGCATCGTAAATACTAGAtcattacaataaaaaataaaaaataataatccacAGGTAGACCCGATAGTTTTTGCTTTTCGATATTACCTCGAGCTTAATTTGGCAACCGAGTCTACACCCGAGACGTAGACCAGTCCCTCGTCATTGCACTTAACATTGGTTTACAAAGGTAGATAGGAGCCAGAGAACTGGAATAAGGAGATCTCCTTAAAATTCACGTTCAAGTCCAATACAATAAGGAACAACCCGGagtcattttttgttttgtggCTCAGGAGACGGTCGCCGCGTATTAGGAGACGACGCAGCAGGAATTCCTGCAGCACGAACAGCATTTACAGCAAGGATAGCAGCAGCATGGTTTCTCTTCTTGGTTCACATCTTTGTAGTGTTTGTCCAGGTCGATGGTGTACATGGGCTCGGTTTGGCCTCCGTTTTGAGACTTATCCCCGGCATATGGGTTGTAAGGTCTTCTCCAGGAATCCTGCGTGTGGATTTTGTAGTCGGTGGTTGGGATGGAGGTTGGGTTGTTGTTGCTGCCGGGGGCTTCCTGTGTAATGTAAGTGGGGTAAGTTGGCACCGCTGAGGGGTTGGTAATAACTACCCCATCGAGATCTGCACCAAGTGTGTCCCGGACAAAGCTGCTCTTCAGCTGGGCCCGAGGGATGCTGACATTGGCGTAGGGGTTCTGGACTGTGGCTCCTTTATCCATCTTGGACATGTGACGTCTCGTCTTGGCTTTAGTTAAGCAGCTGAAGGTTCTCTATTGAAAGCAACACCTATAGAGGGGTAAGAATGGAAAATCATCATATAATCAAAGACCAATATCCTGTATCCTTCCGATATACAGGGAATCACTATGCC
This genomic window contains:
- the CYSRT1 gene encoding cysteine-rich tail protein 1 isoform X1, with protein sequence MSKMDKGATVQNPYANVSIPRAQLKSSFVRDTLGADLDGVVITNPSAVPTYPTYITQEAPGSNNNPTSIPTTDYKIHTQDSWRRPYNPYAGDKSQNGGQTEPMYTIDLDKHYKDVNQEEKPCCCYPCCKCCSCCRNSCCVVS